One window of Panulirus ornatus isolate Po-2019 chromosome 13, ASM3632096v1, whole genome shotgun sequence genomic DNA carries:
- the LOC139752833 gene encoding uncharacterized protein gives MNSKCVLLVALVLDVVAGLVNDYSYYSVGPSYHSQASCLPKTYHLTHYETKTEEVPVYSTVYKSRVVPTTRYRTRHKTHYVTRYETKEVPRYVTQTTVKTLAEVVTRVQTKYSTRYRSRYITKTVSSHTTKTEYKSVYSNPETKTVYSTTHRPHYETKTHKEHVTHYVTKVIPQYQTVTETHRGYKIVCPSHSHRNPRSW, from the exons ATGAATTCCAAGTGTGTCCTTCTGGTAGCATTGGTGCTGGATGTTGTGGCAGGATTGGTGAATGATTATTCCTACTACTCAGTGGGACCTTCGTATCATTCACAGGCCTCTTGCCTCCCCAAGACCTATCATCTCACCCACTATGAGACGAAGACTGAAGAG GTCCCGGTGTATTCCACCGTATACAAGTCTCGGGTCGTCCCCACCACCAGATACCGAACTAGGCACAAGACCCATTACGTCACCAGGTACGAGACCAAGGAAGTTCCGCGGTACGTCACCCAAACTACTGTAAAAACTTTGGCTGAAGTCGTGACTCGGGTCCAAACCAAATACAGTACCCGGTACCGATCCCGTTACATCACTAAGACCGTATCATCCCACACAACCAAGACGGAATACAAGTCCGTGTACAGTAACCCCGAGACTAAGACCGTGTACAGCACCACTCATAGGCCTCATTATGAGACCAAGACCCACAAGGAGCATGTGACGCACTACGTGACCAAAGTGATTCCTCAGTACCAGACCGTCACCGAGACCCATCGTGGCTACAAGATCGTGTGCCCCAGTCACAGCCACCGAAACCCAAGGTCCTGGTAA